A genomic window from Streptomyces sp. NBC_01429 includes:
- a CDS encoding GlxA family transcriptional regulator, which produces MAAFPAHDRAPDRHRVAVLVRPGLLPIELGIVHQLFGRAESAAGAPLYTVLTCTLVPGAVRTAADVTINVEHGPELLSEADTVIVTASDEDYTPADGRLSPPLAAALAGIRGGARLASICTGSFVLAAAGLLKGRRATTHWKSCDRFRELHPDVRLDPDVLFTEDGDILTSAGVASGVDLCLHMIRSDHGVAVANAVARTTVVPPHRDGGQAQYIRRPVPEPAVSSTGAARAWALDHLEQPLPLRELAALESMSVRTFTRRFREEVGLSPAQWLIRQRVERARQLLEESDLPVDRVAANAGFGTVVSLRHHLRTVTGVTPTAYRRTFGGPGPTARGRDTAG; this is translated from the coding sequence ATGGCCGCTTTTCCCGCGCACGACCGCGCTCCCGACCGCCACCGTGTCGCCGTTCTCGTCCGCCCCGGTCTGCTCCCGATCGAGCTGGGCATCGTCCACCAGCTGTTCGGCCGGGCCGAGTCCGCCGCGGGCGCACCGCTGTACACGGTCCTGACCTGCACACTCGTCCCGGGTGCCGTCCGGACGGCCGCTGATGTCACCATCAATGTGGAGCACGGGCCCGAGCTGCTGTCCGAGGCGGATACGGTGATCGTGACGGCTTCCGACGAGGACTACACCCCGGCGGACGGCAGGCTGAGCCCGCCGCTCGCCGCCGCGCTGGCCGGGATCCGGGGCGGCGCCCGGCTCGCGTCCATCTGTACCGGCTCGTTCGTCCTGGCGGCGGCCGGGCTGCTCAAGGGACGGCGGGCGACGACGCACTGGAAGTCGTGCGACCGGTTCCGGGAGCTGCATCCCGACGTACGTCTCGATCCCGACGTCCTCTTTACGGAGGACGGCGACATCCTCACCTCCGCGGGCGTCGCCTCCGGGGTCGATCTGTGTCTGCACATGATCCGTTCCGACCACGGGGTGGCGGTCGCGAACGCGGTGGCCCGTACGACGGTCGTACCGCCGCACCGGGACGGCGGCCAGGCCCAGTACATCCGCCGCCCGGTGCCCGAGCCCGCGGTGTCCTCCACGGGCGCGGCCAGGGCCTGGGCGCTGGACCATCTGGAACAGCCGCTGCCACTGCGGGAGCTGGCCGCGCTGGAGTCCATGAGCGTCCGCACGTTCACCCGGCGCTTCCGGGAGGAGGTCGGGCTCTCCCCCGCGCAGTGGCTGATCCGTCAGCGCGTGGAACGCGCCCGCCAACTGCTGGAGGAGAGCGACCTCCCGGTCGACCGCGTGGCCGCCAACGCGGGTTTCGGCACGGTGGTCTCGCTGCGCCACCATCTCCGGACGGTGACGGGGGTGACCCCGACGGCGTACCGGAGGACGTTCGGCGGCCCCGGCCCTACAGCGCGTGGGCGAGATACCGCCGGGTGA
- a CDS encoding TetR/AcrR family transcriptional regulator, with protein MPEEKSGGDTSTVKPRRRQARGERRIAQLLEAAANVFCTTGYAAASTNSIAREAGVSPGTLYQFFPNKEAIAIELGDHLVTRWHTTYGEALTQAHLELPLGELLDAVLDPLIQFNLENPAFAVLMQGSDIPGKVTLEHENLHTSALARVGEILSGHLPDAEEADVSRIARMTFSIFKGGLSLILAAGPEERDAYSAELKTVLHRYLDPLIGCP; from the coding sequence ATGCCGGAGGAGAAGAGCGGCGGCGACACATCGACGGTCAAACCGCGCCGCCGCCAGGCACGCGGTGAGCGCCGGATCGCCCAGCTCCTGGAAGCCGCCGCCAACGTCTTCTGCACCACCGGCTACGCGGCGGCGAGCACCAACTCCATCGCCCGGGAGGCGGGCGTCTCCCCCGGCACGCTCTACCAGTTCTTCCCGAACAAGGAAGCCATCGCCATCGAGCTGGGCGATCACCTCGTCACGCGCTGGCACACCACCTACGGGGAAGCGCTCACGCAGGCCCATCTGGAACTGCCCCTGGGCGAGCTGCTGGACGCGGTCCTCGACCCACTGATCCAGTTCAACCTCGAGAACCCGGCGTTCGCCGTCCTGATGCAGGGCTCCGACATCCCCGGCAAAGTCACGCTGGAGCACGAGAATCTGCACACCTCCGCGCTCGCGCGGGTCGGGGAGATCCTCAGCGGCCATCTCCCCGACGCCGAGGAGGCCGACGTCAGCCGGATCGCGCGGATGACGTTCTCCATCTTCAAGGGCGGACTGAGCCTGATCCTCGCCGCCGGACCCGAGGAGCGGGACGCGTACAGCGCCGAGCTGAAAACGGTCCTGCACCGCTACCTCGACCCGCTCATCGGATGCCCCTGA
- the recD2 gene encoding SF1B family DNA helicase RecD2, translated as MSNPAMAVLEAVLERITYANEENGYTVARVDTGRGGDLLTVVGSLLGAQPGESLRMEGRWGSHPQYGKQFTVENYTTVLPATIQGIRRYLGSGLIKGIGPVMADRITTHFGVDTLDIIENEPKRLVEVPGLGPKRTKMIGAAWEEQKAIKEVMIFLQGVGVSTSIAVRIYKKYGDGSISVVKGEPYRLAAEVWGIGFLTADRIAQAVGIPHDSPERVKAGLQYALSQSTDQGHCYLPEEQLISDAVKLLQVDMGLVIECLAELAAEDEGVVKEKVPGPDGVEQVTAVYLVPFHRAELSLSAQVLRLLRTGEDRMPAFRDVAWDKALSWLAGRTGAELAPEQRDAVRLALTEKVAVLTGGPGCGKSFTVRSIVELARAKKAKVVLAAPTGRAAKRLAELTGAEASTVHRLLELRPGGDAAYDRDRPLDADLVVVDEASMLDLLLANKLVKAVAPGAHLLLVGDVDQLPSVGAGEVLRDLLAEGGPVPRVRLTRIFRQAQQSGVVTNAHRINSGVHPLTEGLSDFFLFVEDETEDAGRVTVDVAARRIPAKFGLDPRRDVQVLAPMHRGPAGAGALNGLLQQAITPGRPDLPEKRLGGRVFRVGDKVTQIRNNYEKGENGVFNGTVGVVTALNTDDQRLTVLTDEDEEVPYDFDELDELAHAYAVTIHRSQGSEYPAVVIPVTTGAWMMLQRNLLYTAVTRAKKLVVLVGSRKAIGQAVRTVSAGRRCTALDHRLMGLSAP; from the coding sequence ATGTCCAATCCAGCGATGGCCGTGCTCGAAGCCGTCCTTGAGCGCATCACCTACGCCAACGAGGAGAACGGGTACACGGTCGCCCGGGTCGACACCGGCCGTGGCGGAGATCTCCTCACCGTGGTCGGCTCACTGCTCGGCGCGCAGCCCGGCGAGTCGCTGCGCATGGAGGGGCGCTGGGGATCGCATCCCCAGTACGGCAAGCAGTTCACGGTGGAGAACTACACCACGGTCCTGCCCGCCACGATCCAGGGCATCCGCCGCTACCTCGGCTCGGGGCTCATCAAGGGGATCGGTCCGGTGATGGCCGACCGGATCACCACCCACTTCGGCGTCGACACCCTCGACATCATCGAGAACGAGCCGAAGCGGCTCGTGGAGGTCCCCGGTCTCGGCCCCAAGCGGACCAAAATGATCGGAGCCGCCTGGGAGGAACAGAAGGCCATCAAAGAAGTGATGATCTTCCTCCAGGGAGTCGGCGTCTCCACCTCCATCGCCGTGCGCATCTACAAGAAGTACGGGGACGGCTCGATCTCGGTCGTCAAGGGCGAGCCGTACCGGCTCGCGGCCGAGGTCTGGGGCATCGGATTCCTCACCGCCGACCGGATCGCCCAGGCCGTAGGTATCCCGCACGACAGTCCGGAGCGCGTCAAGGCGGGACTTCAGTACGCGCTGTCGCAATCCACCGACCAGGGGCACTGCTACCTCCCCGAGGAGCAGCTCATCTCGGACGCGGTCAAGCTGCTCCAGGTGGACATGGGTCTGGTCATCGAGTGCCTCGCCGAGCTGGCGGCCGAGGACGAGGGGGTCGTCAAGGAGAAGGTCCCGGGACCGGACGGAGTCGAGCAGGTCACCGCCGTCTACCTGGTTCCGTTCCATCGGGCGGAGCTGTCGCTCTCCGCCCAGGTGCTGCGGCTGCTGCGCACCGGCGAGGACCGGATGCCGGCCTTCCGGGACGTGGCCTGGGACAAGGCGCTGAGCTGGCTGGCGGGGCGCACGGGCGCTGAGCTGGCTCCCGAGCAGCGGGATGCGGTGCGGCTCGCGCTCACCGAGAAGGTCGCCGTGCTGACCGGCGGCCCCGGCTGCGGAAAGTCCTTCACGGTCCGTTCGATCGTCGAGCTGGCGCGGGCCAAGAAGGCCAAGGTCGTCCTGGCGGCCCCCACCGGGCGGGCGGCCAAGCGGCTGGCCGAGCTGACCGGAGCGGAGGCGTCCACCGTCCACCGGCTGCTGGAGCTGCGGCCGGGCGGAGACGCCGCGTACGACAGGGACCGGCCGCTGGACGCCGATCTGGTGGTGGTCGACGAGGCGTCGATGCTGGATCTGCTGCTGGCCAACAAGCTGGTCAAGGCGGTGGCACCGGGTGCGCATCTGCTTCTGGTCGGGGACGTCGACCAGCTTCCGTCGGTCGGGGCGGGCGAGGTGCTGCGCGATCTGCTCGCCGAGGGCGGCCCGGTGCCGAGGGTCAGACTCACCCGGATCTTCCGGCAGGCGCAGCAGTCCGGGGTGGTGACCAACGCGCACCGCATCAACTCCGGGGTGCATCCCCTCACCGAGGGACTCTCGGACTTCTTCCTGTTCGTGGAGGACGAGACGGAGGACGCCGGGCGGGTCACGGTCGATGTCGCCGCGCGGCGGATTCCCGCCAAATTCGGTCTGGACCCGCGCCGTGACGTCCAGGTCCTGGCGCCGATGCACCGGGGGCCGGCCGGCGCGGGCGCGCTCAACGGGCTGCTCCAGCAGGCCATCACCCCCGGCAGACCCGACCTCCCCGAGAAGCGGCTCGGCGGCCGGGTCTTCCGCGTCGGCGACAAGGTCACCCAGATCCGCAACAACTATGAGAAGGGGGAGAACGGGGTCTTCAACGGCACGGTGGGTGTCGTCACCGCGCTCAACACCGACGACCAGCGGCTGACGGTGCTGACGGACGAGGACGAGGAGGTGCCGTACGACTTCGACGAGCTGGACGAGCTGGCCCACGCGTACGCCGTGACCATTCACCGCTCCCAGGGCAGCGAGTACCCGGCCGTGGTCATCCCGGTCACCACCGGCGCCTGGATGATGCTCCAGCGCAACCTGCTCTACACGGCGGTGACCCGCGCCAAGAAGCTCGTTGTCCTGGTCGGCTCCAGAAAAGCCATAGGCCAGGCGGTACGTACCGTTTCGGCGGGTAGGCGCTGCACGGCTCTCGACCACAGGCTCATGGGACTTTCGGCACCGTGA
- a CDS encoding MFS transporter encodes MLPTTRTPAGPRRPTASREAPHARVHPAWWVAGSAALAIVVAGALTTLSGVLVGPLHTTFGWSRATVGVAVSVNMVLYGLTAPFAAALMDRFGLRHVASVALGLVATGALLTTVMTASWQFVLCWGLFVGLGSGATAATFAATVSQRWFVRARGLVTGVLTAAGVFGQFVFLPVLSWVTERHGWRPALVTAALAALAVLPLALLLLRDHPADAGLKPYGGTEFVPRPAPPRGAGRRTVRVLLGAARTAPFWLLAGVFAVCGASTNGILWSHFVPAAHDHGMSATTASTLLALIGVFNIVGTVGSGWLTDRCDPRRLLAGCFVLRGLSLVLLPALMSGTAGASLVLFAVFFGVLDVATVPPVIALCRERYGADSAIVFGWVSAAHQIGAGLMAGLGGLVRDVFGTYDPVWVGSGALCAVAALMAPAVRASPCGGRKK; translated from the coding sequence ATGCTCCCCACCACGAGGACACCGGCCGGACCCCGTCGACCCACCGCGTCCCGGGAAGCGCCCCACGCGCGCGTGCATCCCGCCTGGTGGGTCGCCGGCAGCGCCGCGCTCGCGATCGTCGTGGCCGGCGCGCTCACCACCCTGTCCGGAGTGCTGGTCGGCCCCCTCCACACCACATTCGGCTGGTCGCGCGCCACCGTGGGTGTCGCCGTCTCCGTGAACATGGTGCTGTACGGGCTGACCGCCCCGTTCGCCGCGGCGCTGATGGACCGGTTCGGGCTGCGCCATGTCGCTTCGGTGGCCCTGGGGCTGGTCGCTACGGGCGCGCTGCTGACCACCGTCATGACCGCGTCCTGGCAGTTCGTGCTCTGCTGGGGGCTGTTCGTCGGCCTCGGCAGCGGCGCGACGGCGGCGACGTTCGCGGCGACGGTCAGCCAGCGCTGGTTCGTCCGGGCACGCGGCCTGGTCACCGGTGTGCTCACCGCGGCCGGGGTCTTCGGACAGTTCGTCTTCCTCCCGGTGCTCTCCTGGGTCACCGAACGGCACGGCTGGCGCCCGGCCCTGGTGACGGCGGCGCTCGCCGCGCTTGCCGTACTGCCGCTGGCGCTGCTGCTCCTGCGCGACCACCCGGCGGACGCCGGGCTGAAGCCTTACGGCGGGACGGAGTTCGTACCGCGCCCGGCGCCGCCCCGGGGCGCGGGCCGCCGTACCGTACGCGTGCTGCTCGGTGCCGCGCGGACGGCCCCGTTCTGGCTGCTCGCCGGGGTCTTCGCGGTGTGCGGCGCCTCCACCAACGGCATCCTGTGGAGCCACTTCGTACCGGCCGCGCACGACCACGGCATGTCCGCGACCACCGCCTCCACCCTGCTCGCTCTGATCGGTGTCTTCAACATCGTCGGAACGGTCGGTTCCGGCTGGCTGACCGACCGGTGCGACCCGAGACGGCTTCTCGCGGGCTGCTTCGTCCTGCGCGGACTCTCCCTCGTGCTGCTGCCCGCGCTGATGAGCGGCACGGCCGGTGCCTCCCTGGTGCTGTTCGCGGTCTTCTTCGGGGTGCTCGACGTCGCGACCGTGCCGCCGGTCATCGCGCTCTGCCGGGAGCGCTACGGCGCGGACAGCGCGATCGTCTTCGGCTGGGTCAGCGCCGCGCACCAGATCGGCGCCGGTCTGATGGCCGGTCTCGGCGGCCTCGTACGGGACGTCTTCGGCACGTACGACCCGGTGTGGGTGGGCTCCGGAGCCCTGTGCGCGGTAGCCGCGCTGATGGCGCCGGCCGTCCGCGCGAGCCCCTGCGGCGGACGAAAAAAATAA
- a CDS encoding heavy-metal-associated domain-containing protein has protein sequence MTAETKSQTAEAAGSCCSPTGSCHDAATTDDRTGGITTVYQVTGMTCGHCEGAVTGEISGIEGVVSVQAVAATGEVTVVSQAPLDEAAVRAAVDEAGYELTARS, from the coding sequence ATGACCGCCGAGACGAAGAGCCAGACCGCCGAGGCCGCCGGTTCCTGCTGCTCCCCCACCGGCTCCTGCCACGATGCCGCCACGACCGACGACCGGACGGGCGGGATCACCACGGTCTACCAGGTCACCGGCATGACCTGCGGCCACTGCGAGGGAGCCGTCACCGGCGAGATCTCCGGCATCGAGGGCGTCGTCTCCGTCCAGGCCGTGGCCGCGACCGGCGAGGTGACCGTCGTGTCACAGGCACCGCTGGACGAGGCCGCCGTGCGCGCCGCCGTGGACGAGGCGGGGTACGAGCTGACGGCCCGGTCCTGA
- a CDS encoding MMPL family transporter yields MSEVNTGSRLGGWTRFVTARPRLSLLVTLVITALAVFAGSGVADRMGSGGWADPDAESTYATQALEREFPASQPNLLLLVDSGSRSVDDPAVAAEAERLTARLAAEKGITGVGSYWQTKAPALRAEDGREALIAARIQGDEKDAAAVLDRIAPEFSGTQGSLEVAVGGPIAVQHDMQEIIQEDLLRAEMIALPVTLVLLVMVFGSAIAALLPLGVGIVAILGTNAVLRGLTEFTDVSIFAQNLTTALGLGLAIDYALFIVRRFREELAGGAEVRDALGTTLRTAGRTVLFSALTVAVSLAAMMVFPQYFLRSFAYAGIAVVLLAAAAALILLPAALMLLGPRVNALDLRQLLRRGRRTSAATEPSESVEEGAGWGRMAKLVMRRAPFFALGTTAVLVLLGLPFLGARFGTADYRQLPASADSRMVQEEIRDGFPGNPGGGLEVFTEGAATDSQYADYRARIAALPDVLRVDGPVTSGAHGYFTVLPKGEAVGPDTQQLVRDIRAEPAPFDTSVTGTAAMLVDSKGAIADRLPWALAIIMVVTLVLVFLLTGSVLIPIQAVVLNALSLTAMFGAMVWVFQDGHLSGLLGFTSTGDIETTVPVVMFCVAFGLSMDYGVFLLSRIKEEYERSGDHEDAVAFGVRKTGGLITAAAVILAVVMVAIGTSRVTNTKMLGLGLALAVLMDAMVVRSLLVPSVMKLTGKATWWAPGPLRRFHDRFGLSEGESKPAPEGHEDPAVRAPDQDSGQDSGQDSGQDSGRDSDRDRAGV; encoded by the coding sequence ATGTCCGAAGTCAACACGGGGTCACGTCTAGGGGGCTGGACCCGGTTCGTCACCGCGCGCCCGAGGCTTTCCCTGCTGGTCACCCTGGTCATCACGGCTCTCGCCGTGTTCGCGGGAAGCGGCGTCGCCGATCGCATGGGCAGCGGAGGCTGGGCGGATCCGGACGCCGAGTCGACCTACGCGACCCAGGCCCTGGAACGTGAGTTCCCCGCCTCCCAGCCCAATCTGCTGCTCCTGGTCGACAGCGGAAGCCGGAGCGTCGACGACCCCGCCGTGGCCGCCGAGGCCGAGCGGCTCACCGCGCGGCTCGCGGCCGAGAAGGGCATCACCGGAGTCGGGTCCTACTGGCAGACCAAGGCTCCCGCGCTGCGCGCCGAGGACGGGCGGGAAGCACTGATCGCGGCGAGGATCCAGGGCGACGAGAAGGACGCTGCGGCGGTCCTGGACCGGATAGCCCCCGAATTCAGCGGCACACAAGGGTCGCTGGAGGTCGCGGTCGGCGGTCCCATCGCCGTCCAGCACGATATGCAGGAGATCATCCAGGAGGACCTGCTGCGGGCCGAGATGATCGCTCTGCCGGTCACGCTGGTCCTGCTGGTGATGGTCTTCGGCAGCGCGATCGCCGCCCTGCTGCCCCTGGGCGTCGGCATCGTCGCCATCCTGGGGACGAACGCGGTGCTGCGCGGGCTCACCGAATTCACCGATGTCTCGATCTTCGCGCAGAACCTCACCACGGCCCTCGGACTCGGACTGGCCATCGACTACGCCCTGTTCATCGTGCGCAGATTCCGCGAGGAGCTGGCCGGGGGCGCGGAGGTGCGGGACGCCCTGGGGACCACGCTGCGCACCGCCGGGCGCACGGTGCTGTTCTCGGCGCTGACCGTGGCGGTGTCGCTGGCCGCGATGATGGTCTTCCCTCAGTACTTCCTGCGCTCCTTCGCCTACGCCGGGATAGCGGTGGTCCTGCTGGCCGCGGCGGCCGCCCTGATTCTGCTGCCGGCCGCGCTGATGCTGCTGGGCCCCCGGGTCAACGCCCTGGACCTGCGTCAGCTGCTGCGCCGCGGACGGCGCACATCAGCGGCGACGGAGCCGTCCGAGTCCGTCGAGGAGGGGGCCGGCTGGGGGCGCATGGCCAAACTCGTGATGCGCAGGGCCCCGTTCTTCGCCCTCGGCACGACCGCCGTCCTCGTCCTGCTCGGACTGCCCTTCCTCGGGGCCAGGTTCGGCACCGCCGACTACCGGCAGCTTCCCGCGAGCGCCGACTCCCGGATGGTTCAGGAAGAGATCCGGGACGGCTTCCCCGGCAACCCCGGCGGCGGACTGGAAGTGTTCACGGAGGGCGCGGCCACCGACTCCCAGTACGCCGACTACCGCGCCCGGATAGCGGCCCTGCCGGATGTGCTCCGGGTCGACGGGCCGGTCACCTCCGGCGCGCACGGATACTTCACCGTGCTGCCGAAGGGAGAGGCGGTCGGACCGGACACCCAGCAGCTCGTCCGGGACATCCGGGCGGAACCCGCCCCGTTCGACACCTCGGTGACCGGCACCGCCGCCATGCTGGTCGACTCCAAGGGCGCCATCGCCGACCGGCTGCCCTGGGCGCTGGCCATCATCATGGTGGTCACCCTGGTGCTGGTCTTCCTGCTCACCGGCAGCGTGCTGATACCGATCCAGGCGGTCGTGCTCAACGCGCTGAGTCTCACCGCCATGTTCGGCGCCATGGTCTGGGTCTTCCAGGACGGCCACCTCTCCGGACTGCTCGGCTTCACCTCCACCGGAGACATCGAGACGACCGTGCCGGTCGTGATGTTCTGTGTCGCCTTCGGACTCTCCATGGACTACGGGGTCTTCCTGCTCTCCCGGATCAAGGAGGAGTACGAGCGAAGCGGCGACCACGAGGACGCGGTGGCCTTCGGGGTCCGCAAGACCGGGGGACTGATCACCGCCGCCGCAGTGATCCTCGCCGTCGTCATGGTGGCGATAGGCACCTCACGGGTGACCAACACCAAGATGCTGGGCCTCGGACTCGCCCTGGCCGTACTCATGGACGCGATGGTGGTCCGCAGCCTGCTGGTCCCCTCCGTGATGAAGCTGACGGGGAAGGCGACCTGGTGGGCGCCGGGGCCGCTGCGCCGCTTCCACGACCGGTTCGGCCTGAGCGAGGGCGAGTCGAAGCCCGCCCCCGAGGGGCACGAGGACCCTGCGGTCCGCGCACCGGATCAGGACTCCGGCCAGGACTCCGGCCAGGACTCCGGCCAGGACTCCGGCCGGGACTCCGACCGTGACCGGGCGGGCGTCTGA
- a CDS encoding citrate synthase, whose product MSEKRDNAVVLRYGDGEYTYPVIDSTVGDTGFDIGKLRSQTGLVTLDSGYGNTAAYKSAITYLDGEQGILRYRGYPIEQLAESSSFVEVAYLLINGELPTVDELATFKNEITQHTLLHEDVKRFYDGFPRDAHPMAMLSSVVSALSTFYQDSHNPFDEKQRHLSTIRLLAKLPTIAAYAYKKSIGHPFVYPRNDLGYVENFLRMTFSVPAQEYEPDPVVVSALDKLLILHADHEQNCSTSTVRLVGSSQANMFASISAGISALWGPLHGGANQSVLEMLEGIQASGGDVDTFIRKVKNKEDGVKLMGFGHRVYKNFDPRAKIIKAAAHDVLSALGKSDELLDIALKLEEHALADDYFVERKLYPNVDFYTGLIYRAMGFPTEMFTVLFALGRLPGWIAQWHEMIKEPGSRIGRPRQIYTGEVLRDFVPVEGR is encoded by the coding sequence GTGAGCGAGAAACGCGACAACGCGGTAGTACTGCGGTACGGCGACGGCGAGTACACCTATCCGGTGATCGACAGCACCGTCGGCGATACGGGCTTCGACATCGGGAAGCTCCGTTCTCAGACCGGTCTGGTGACTCTGGACAGTGGCTACGGCAATACCGCCGCCTACAAGTCCGCGATCACCTATCTCGACGGCGAACAGGGCATCCTGCGTTATCGCGGCTACCCGATCGAGCAGCTGGCGGAGTCCTCCAGCTTCGTCGAGGTGGCGTATCTGCTGATCAACGGCGAGCTGCCGACGGTCGACGAGCTGGCCACGTTCAAGAACGAGATCACCCAGCACACGCTGCTGCACGAGGACGTCAAGCGGTTCTACGACGGCTTCCCGCGCGACGCCCACCCGATGGCGATGCTGTCCTCCGTGGTCAGCGCGCTCTCGACGTTCTACCAGGACAGTCACAACCCGTTCGACGAGAAGCAGCGTCATCTCTCCACGATCCGGCTGCTCGCCAAGCTGCCGACGATCGCGGCGTACGCGTACAAGAAGTCGATCGGCCACCCCTTCGTCTACCCGCGCAACGACCTCGGGTACGTGGAGAACTTCCTGCGGATGACCTTCTCGGTCCCCGCGCAGGAGTACGAGCCGGACCCGGTCGTGGTCTCCGCGCTCGACAAGCTGCTCATCCTGCACGCGGACCACGAGCAGAACTGTTCGACCTCCACCGTGCGGCTGGTCGGCTCCTCGCAGGCGAACATGTTCGCCTCGATCTCCGCCGGCATCAGCGCCCTGTGGGGCCCGCTGCACGGTGGCGCCAACCAGTCGGTGCTGGAGATGCTCGAAGGCATCCAGGCGTCCGGCGGCGATGTCGACACCTTCATCCGCAAGGTGAAGAACAAGGAAGACGGCGTGAAGCTCATGGGCTTCGGGCACCGCGTCTACAAGAACTTCGACCCCCGGGCGAAGATCATCAAGGCGGCGGCGCACGATGTCCTCTCGGCGCTCGGCAAGTCCGACGAGCTGCTCGACATCGCGCTCAAGCTCGAAGAGCACGCGCTGGCCGACGACTACTTCGTCGAGCGCAAGCTCTACCCGAACGTGGACTTCTACACCGGTCTGATCTACCGGGCGATGGGCTTCCCGACCGAGATGTTCACCGTGCTGTTCGCGCTCGGCCGGCTGCCCGGCTGGATCGCCCAGTGGCACGAGATGATCAAGGAGCCCGGCTCCCGCATCGGCCGCCCGCGCCAGATCTACACCGGCGAGGTCCTGCGCGACTTCGTGCCGGTCGAAGGCCGCTGA